In a single window of the bacterium genome:
- the amrS gene encoding AmmeMemoRadiSam system radical SAM enzyme produces MYKAKYWETEKENIRCMLCPHKCLIAEGKTGICRVRENIDGELIAKSYNEVISVSVDPIEKKPLYHFFPESDVLSIGPRGCNFSCSFCQNWHISQEDGKTLHITPEMIVSEALSESSVGIAYTYTEPIVAFEFVRDISQLARMRGLQNIMVTNGFINEEPLEELIDLIDAMNIDLKSMNDEFYRSICGGKLKPVLETIKRVAASDVHLEITNLLITGMNDSEEQIIKLVDFIASINPEIPVHFSSYHPAYKLDLAPTPNETLYRAFEIAKEKLRYIYIGNKITNYGRNTYCPECGNLLVSREGFCSQTVGITSAGKCQKCNRQVDIEGKWNR; encoded by the coding sequence ATGTATAAAGCCAAGTATTGGGAAACAGAAAAAGAAAACATTAGATGCATGCTCTGCCCGCATAAATGCCTTATTGCGGAAGGAAAAACGGGGATTTGCCGCGTGAGGGAGAATATTGACGGAGAATTAATAGCCAAATCTTACAATGAAGTTATCTCTGTATCTGTAGATCCTATTGAGAAAAAACCGCTGTATCACTTTTTCCCGGAATCGGATGTTCTATCTATTGGCCCTAGGGGTTGCAATTTTTCGTGCAGTTTTTGTCAGAATTGGCATATCTCTCAAGAGGATGGCAAAACACTCCACATTACACCAGAAATGATTGTTAGCGAGGCATTAAGTGAGTCTTCAGTAGGGATAGCCTATACATATACAGAACCGATAGTTGCCTTCGAGTTCGTTAGAGATATTTCTCAATTGGCGAGGATGAGAGGTTTACAGAATATCATGGTCACTAATGGTTTTATCAACGAGGAGCCTCTCGAAGAGCTTATTGATTTAATCGATGCTATGAATATTGACCTGAAATCGATGAATGATGAATTTTATAGAAGCATTTGTGGTGGCAAATTAAAACCGGTGCTCGAGACAATAAAACGTGTTGCCGCTTCAGATGTTCATTTGGAGATAACTAATTTACTTATAACCGGTATGAATGACTCTGAGGAGCAGATAATAAAACTCGTTGATTTCATTGCTTCAATAAATCCTGAAATTCCTGTTCATTTTTCTAGCTACCATCCCGCTTATAAGCTAGACTTAGCGCCAACACCCAACGAAACGCTTTATCGAGCCTTCGAGATAGCTAAAGAGAAGCTTCGATATATTTATATCGGTAATAAAATAACGAATTACGGAAGAAACACATATTGCCCTGAATGCGGAAACCTTCTTGTATCGAGAGAGGGTTTTTGCAGCCAAACAGTAGGAATAACTTCCGCTGGCAAATGCCAAAAATGCAATAGGCAGGTCGATATCGAGGGAAAGTGGAATCGATAA
- a CDS encoding HAD family hydrolase, with protein sequence MKNNRRGWDGVVFIDRDGTIIVDIGYIDDPDRIEFLPGAIEAIHKLNLAGIKVIMVSNQSGVARGFFSMETAREVDSKVILRLRDRNAIIHASYFCPHHPDASVKEFRKDCWNRKPNPGMVEIAANEHCINLRKSYVIGDKISDLELARNIGAEPILVRTGEGVISEAKLRENEAIAVFDTISSSVSYIIGKVKGKEDV encoded by the coding sequence ATGAAAAATAATAGAAGAGGATGGGATGGTGTAGTATTTATCGATAGGGATGGGACTATTATTGTCGATATTGGTTATATCGACGATCCTGATAGGATAGAGTTTTTACCTGGAGCTATCGAGGCTATCCATAAACTCAACTTGGCTGGTATAAAAGTAATAATGGTCTCCAATCAATCCGGGGTTGCCCGAGGCTTTTTCTCCATGGAAACCGCTAGAGAGGTAGATAGCAAAGTTATCTTGAGATTACGCGATAGGAATGCAATTATTCATGCTAGTTATTTTTGTCCTCATCATCCTGATGCTTCTGTCAAAGAATTTAGAAAGGACTGTTGGAACCGAAAACCAAATCCCGGCATGGTTGAAATTGCGGCTAATGAGCATTGCATTAATTTAAGGAAAAGCTATGTTATAGGTGATAAAATCAGTGATTTAGAATTGGCCAGAAATATCGGAGCAGAACCAATTCTTGTTAGAACAGGGGAGGGTGTTATCAGCGAAGCTAAGCTTAGAGAAAACGAAGCAATTGCCGTTTTCGATACTATTTCCTCATCTGTAAGCTATATTATCGGCAAAGTCAAAGGAAAAGAAGATGTATAA
- a CDS encoding glycosyltransferase family 9 protein, whose protein sequence is MFHASKKKRYENILIVRFSSLGDIVLTTPVLEALRANFPKARLTYFLKEDFASILENHTSRCEIITLPEQVRKDSKAYLDFVDSLSKKRFDLIVDLQANGRSYVLRNRLNIPFLKVKKHTLRRISIVKFKVGASGLPNVRDRFLNTLKRIGISGSSNTTSLMVTEEELNQVRSKFFKNNDNKPIAVIHPGAKWDLKKWGGEKFARLAEMLTDRGFTVASFEEVPYKNFICLYGTTIREMMGCIASADVFIGNDSGPLHIAEALGIPSVGIFGPTHESLGYSSDWAGMKIVGLDIKCRPCSLYGNGRCKPQNRECMDALSPDIVFDAVLGIFNWGRGNEK, encoded by the coding sequence ATGTTTCATGCCTCTAAAAAAAAGAGATATGAGAATATTCTCATTGTAAGGTTTTCTTCTCTTGGGGATATTGTTCTCACAACACCTGTGCTTGAAGCATTAAGAGCTAATTTCCCAAAAGCGCGTTTAACCTATTTTCTCAAAGAAGATTTCGCTTCGATTCTAGAAAACCACACCTCTCGGTGTGAAATAATAACCTTACCTGAGCAAGTTCGTAAAGACTCTAAAGCATATTTGGATTTTGTTGATTCTCTGTCAAAAAAACGCTTTGACCTCATTGTGGATCTTCAGGCTAATGGTCGTTCATATGTCCTTCGCAACCGATTAAATATTCCCTTTTTAAAAGTCAAAAAACACACTTTACGTAGAATCTCGATTGTCAAGTTTAAGGTTGGCGCCAGTGGACTTCCGAATGTCCGTGATCGCTTTCTTAATACGCTAAAGAGAATAGGGATTAGCGGTTCTTCAAACACCACTTCTTTGATGGTTACCGAGGAAGAATTGAATCAAGTAAGGAGTAAATTCTTTAAGAATAACGATAATAAACCGATTGCTGTAATTCATCCCGGTGCTAAATGGGATCTTAAAAAATGGGGGGGTGAAAAATTTGCTCGTTTGGCAGAAATGCTAACAGATAGAGGTTTTACTGTAGCGTCTTTCGAAGAAGTTCCTTATAAAAATTTTATTTGCCTCTATGGAACGACAATCAGAGAGATGATGGGATGTATTGCCTCTGCTGATGTTTTTATCGGTAACGATTCTGGCCCACTTCATATAGCCGAAGCCTTAGGCATTCCATCTGTTGGGATTTTCGGGCCGACTCACGAGTCTCTCGGCTATTCATCTGATTGGGCTGGAATGAAGATAGTTGGTCTTGATATTAAGTGTCGTCCATGTTCGCTTTATGGAAATGGTCGCTGTAAACCACAAAATAGAGAATGTATGGATGCTTTATCGCCTGATATTGTTTTTGATGCGGTTCTCGGTATTTTTAATTGGGGGAGGGGTAATGAAAAATAA
- a CDS encoding tetratricopeptide repeat protein, with protein sequence MNKNFKILWGAVIIPLLVAFFIFGCASRAEIKEFQYQMDSLSVTNQFQARNIARLDSLLEENIRLLRAIRAENTSNMGSLQEEMVIVESIMRDSGFKVNSLTDRIESLKNDIDKRTTVSMDSDSVAIEPVARGDELYSTALLDLNQGKYDLAVMGFESYLEQFENGSRADDSRYNIGEALLAKANFMEAAISFLTVTRKWPESELVPSALYKAARCYEQLDQIDMASNYYNKIVESHKSTPEAELAKERLEELK encoded by the coding sequence ATGAATAAAAACTTCAAGATTCTCTGGGGAGCGGTAATTATACCGCTCCTCGTGGCGTTTTTTATTTTTGGATGTGCATCCAGGGCTGAGATAAAAGAGTTTCAGTATCAGATGGACTCGTTGAGTGTGACAAACCAGTTTCAAGCTCGAAATATTGCGCGGCTCGATTCTTTATTGGAAGAAAATATTCGTCTTTTGCGTGCTATAAGAGCGGAGAATACCTCGAACATGGGCTCTCTTCAAGAAGAGATGGTTATTGTTGAATCTATAATGCGCGATTCTGGCTTTAAGGTTAATTCTCTCACCGATAGAATTGAATCACTCAAGAACGATATAGATAAAAGAACCACAGTATCAATGGATTCTGATTCTGTTGCTATCGAACCGGTAGCGCGAGGCGACGAATTATATTCGACTGCCCTTCTCGATCTAAATCAGGGCAAATATGATCTTGCTGTAATGGGGTTCGAATCCTATTTAGAGCAATTCGAAAATGGTTCTCGCGCAGATGATTCTCGATATAATATAGGGGAAGCTCTTTTAGCTAAGGCCAATTTTATGGAGGCAGCTATAAGTTTCCTGACAGTTACACGTAAGTGGCCTGAAAGCGAATTAGTTCCATCGGCGCTTTACAAGGCCGCGAGATGTTATGAACAGCTCGATCAAATTGATATGGCGAGTAATTACTATAATAAGATAGTCGAAAGCCATAAATCGACTCCCGAAGCAGAGCTTGCAAAAGAACGTCTCGAAGAGCTTAAATAA
- the pal gene encoding peptidoglycan-associated lipoprotein Pal — MRKTSILLFVVFMVLTVFIAGCPKKTPPPPPPPVVEPQQPVIEEPIVEPVPEPVIELRIVYFDYDKYNIREDQAARLLDNAEQLMKFPGAKVILEGHCDERGTEEYNMALGEKRARSVMNYLNEYGVAATRISTRSYGEERPLCKESTETCWQKNRRCEFLEVE, encoded by the coding sequence ATGAGAAAAACTTCGATCTTACTGTTTGTGGTCTTTATGGTACTGACAGTTTTCATTGCGGGATGTCCCAAAAAAACACCGCCGCCACCACCACCACCAGTGGTAGAACCGCAGCAACCTGTTATCGAAGAGCCTATTGTCGAACCGGTTCCGGAACCGGTGATAGAGCTTCGAATTGTCTATTTCGATTATGATAAATACAATATCCGCGAGGATCAAGCTGCTAGACTTCTCGATAATGCCGAGCAATTGATGAAATTCCCCGGCGCTAAGGTTATTCTCGAAGGCCATTGCGACGAACGCGGAACTGAGGAATATAACATGGCGCTCGGCGAGAAAAGAGCTCGTTCTGTTATGAATTACCTCAATGAATACGGTGTAGCGGCTACGAGAATATCTACACGCTCATATGGCGAAGAGCGTCCATTGTGCAAAGAATCTACTGAGACTTGCTGGCAAAAAAATCGTCGTTGTGAGTTTTTAGAAGTCGAATAA
- the tolB gene encoding Tol-Pal system beta propeller repeat protein TolB yields the protein MKRKLFIFLVLFASFMALAQSGDAYLKISDYGSGVVRLAVPNFVPRFDNYGAEWDSTIAILSSVLRNDLRFSPFIDVIDSALYPQDNVVNPKDMDPFEWASINAHAIALGQFDTDGVRVSVKIGLYSVNSKAKLYKHDYTANAVQARRLMHRISDDIHKALTGEEGVAQTQISFISNRWGDDNKDIYICDYDGYAQRRITESLSIVLSPDWSPGGDKISYTSYKNENPDLYIYDIYKERESIIAEHPGPNITGTWSPDGRTICYSRISDANSELFLMDVRTGEESRLTFTPYSIENSPSFSPTGREIAFTSDRSGSPQVYIMDVMGTHCRRVTYEGRYNDGVDWSPKGDRLCYTSRTDQGFQIAVINVAYGDPVYVTSVGSNENPYWAPDGYHVVFSSNRTGRYQLYTMNWDGTDVRRITSRGTNTAPTWSSRYRWSFD from the coding sequence ATGAAAAGAAAGCTTTTTATATTTCTAGTTCTATTTGCAAGCTTCATGGCTCTCGCGCAAAGCGGTGATGCCTATCTTAAGATTTCCGATTACGGAAGTGGAGTTGTAAGGCTTGCAGTGCCTAATTTTGTTCCTCGATTCGATAACTATGGTGCCGAGTGGGATTCGACAATAGCTATACTCTCGAGTGTCCTGAGAAATGATCTCCGTTTTTCGCCCTTCATCGATGTTATTGATTCTGCGCTGTATCCACAAGATAATGTAGTAAATCCCAAGGATATGGACCCATTCGAGTGGGCGAGTATTAACGCGCATGCTATTGCACTTGGTCAGTTTGACACTGACGGAGTGAGAGTATCGGTCAAGATTGGCCTTTATTCAGTGAATTCCAAGGCTAAATTATATAAACACGACTATACTGCAAATGCTGTACAAGCTAGAAGACTAATGCATAGAATATCCGACGATATTCACAAGGCGCTGACCGGTGAAGAGGGTGTTGCACAGACTCAAATATCTTTTATTTCAAATAGGTGGGGCGATGATAACAAAGATATTTACATATGTGATTACGATGGTTATGCTCAACGCAGAATTACAGAATCGCTTTCGATAGTTTTATCCCCCGACTGGTCGCCCGGGGGCGATAAAATCAGCTACACAAGCTATAAAAACGAAAATCCAGATTTATATATATACGATATTTATAAAGAACGTGAAAGCATTATTGCAGAACACCCGGGGCCAAATATCACCGGCACATGGTCTCCTGATGGTCGTACTATTTGTTATTCCCGAATATCCGATGCAAATTCCGAATTATTCTTGATGGATGTTAGAACCGGTGAGGAATCGCGTCTCACTTTTACACCATATTCTATAGAAAATTCTCCTAGTTTTTCACCGACTGGCAGAGAGATTGCGTTTACTTCTGATAGAAGCGGAAGTCCGCAAGTCTATATTATGGATGTAATGGGAACTCATTGCAGACGAGTTACATATGAGGGAAGATATAATGATGGTGTCGATTGGTCTCCGAAGGGAGATAGGCTTTGTTATACTTCTCGAACAGACCAGGGATTTCAGATTGCGGTTATAAATGTAGCTTATGGAGACCCGGTATATGTTACCAGTGTAGGAAGTAACGAAAATCCATACTGGGCACCAGATGGTTACCATGTTGTGTTTTCGAGTAACAGAACCGGACGATATCAGCTTTATACTATGAATTGGGATGGAACAGATGTCCGGAGGATAACAAGTAGAGGTACGAATACTGCACCGACCTGGTCTTCAAGATATCGGTGGTCGTTCGATTAG
- a CDS encoding cell envelope integrity protein TolA: MRRELIISYASHILLILIFIFVSAFSKPKEPPTKVYSVRILAAPQPEVIKTPETKPQNDPEPAPKEVIEAKPIPKTKPKTTTKPKPKPKQTEQPVAKPKETSLSGEGHITVDGAFNDDFYLNLIYMKVYRNWVPPATSAQLKTTIYFRILKNGEIEGAKVEKRSGMSSYDQQSLRTVLSSVPFPELPTDYTGDHLGIHFEFAHNF; this comes from the coding sequence ATGCGCCGCGAGCTTATTATTAGCTACGCAAGCCACATTTTGCTTATTCTCATTTTTATTTTTGTGAGTGCTTTCTCTAAGCCCAAAGAACCACCGACAAAGGTCTATTCAGTTAGGATATTAGCGGCACCGCAACCAGAAGTAATAAAAACTCCTGAGACAAAACCACAAAATGACCCTGAACCTGCACCAAAAGAAGTTATCGAAGCCAAGCCTATTCCAAAAACTAAACCTAAAACTACAACTAAACCTAAACCAAAGCCAAAACAAACTGAACAACCGGTCGCTAAACCAAAGGAAACTAGTCTATCAGGAGAGGGGCATATAACTGTCGATGGGGCATTTAATGATGATTTCTATTTAAATTTGATATATATGAAAGTATATAGGAACTGGGTACCACCAGCAACTTCAGCGCAGTTAAAAACGACCATTTATTTCAGAATATTGAAAAACGGAGAGATAGAAGGAGCTAAAGTAGAGAAACGAAGCGGTATGTCCTCCTACGACCAGCAGTCATTGAGGACGGTTTTATCATCGGTCCCGTTTCCGGAACTCCCAACCGATTATACTGGTGATCATTTAGGAATACATTTTGAATTTGCACATAATTTTTAG